The following is a genomic window from Bacteroidia bacterium.
AACACACCAAAGGCTGTCAGCGCTGTCCGCAAGGGATTTTTGGAGAGCGAGTGGAAAATTTCCTGCCATTTGTCTATATCAATCATACCTGCGGGTTATTTTTTATTCATCTCTAAGTGCTTCAATCGGACGGATCCGCGCAGCTTTAATGGCGGGAACCAGCCCGGCCATTGTCCCTGCAAATACAAGTAAAATCGTCGCCTGAAGGGCGACGCCCAGGTTAATCTCAGGATTTGAAAACATTGGCGTATCGGCAGGTACAAAGGATGCGACCAATGCCAATAGCCCTACTCCCAGAATCAGTCCCAGATAACCCGCCATTGAAGTTATAAATATCGATTCCTGAATGATCAGACTCAGGATAGACCACGGAGTCGCACCGATTGCTTTTCGGATCCCGATCTCTTTTGTCCTTTCTTTCACCACAATCATCATAATATTACCGACGCCGACTACCCCGGCCAGGATCGTTCCTATGCCGATTACCCATATAAAAGCCTGAATGCCGCCCAGCACACCCATAATATTCTGGTACTGTTCAATGCTGTTGCGGACATAAGCAGCCTTGGGATCTTCGGGGTCAAAATTATTTCTTTTGGAGAGTTTCGTTTTGATCTGGTCTGCGATCATCTGGCTTTCTTCCAGACTGGCATCGCCCACGGTGACCATCATCTGATTGATATGATTGGCTCCATTGAACGTGCGCTGTGCTGTGGTAATCGGGATATACATCGTTTCTGTTTCTCCCTCATTTCCCTCATCCTCAAAAATACCGACTACTTTGAACGCGATGCCGTTGAGGTTGATGTATTTTCCGATGGCGGTCTCATGAAGAAAAAGTGCATCTCTTACTCTTACACCGATAGCCGTCACCTTACGGTGTTCGGCAATGTCCTTTTCATTGATATAGCGACCTTCTACTACCAGGGTTTTTTCCAGGTACTGAAAGTCAGGGTGCACACAGCGAACGGAGAAGGCACCAAACTCATCTTTATAATTGACAGTTACGGCTGACTGTATATTAAATCTCGCACTGATATGATCTAATCCCTCTACCTGCGTACGCACCGCATCGTAATCTTCATTGGTAAACTGCACCCGCCGTCCGGGTTGAAGTCCTTTATAAGCCAGACTGGTTGTTCCGCTTGAAATCCAGATGCTGTTGATAGCATCATCTTTAAACATATTGGCGACGCCGTTTTGCAGGCCATTTCCTGCACCCAGGAGTATCACAAGCATAAATATCCCCCAGGCTACGCTAAAGGCTGTCAGGAAGGTGCGGAGTTTATTTTTCCCGATGGTTGAAAATATTTCCTGCCACTTGTCTATATCAAACATTGCGGATGTCTTTGAGGGTTCATTTACCGGGAAACGATTTCGTTGGCTTCAATCTGGCCGTCGCGAAGCCTGATGATGCGATTGGTCATGGCGGCGATATCATGTTCGTGGGTTACGATTACCACGGTTATGCCGGAGCGGTTAATTTCTTTGAGCACCTCCATTACCTCCAAAGAAGTCTGAGAGTCAAGCGCACCGGTAGGTTCATCGGCAAGAATCAGTTTAGGTTGGGAAATAAGTGCCCGGGCAATAGCTACGCGCTGCTTTTGTCCGCCAGAGAGCTCATTGGGTTGGTGGTCTGCCCATGCAGCGAGACCTACTTTATCGAGATATTCGAGGGCCAGCTTGTTGCGTTTGATCCGGCCAACATTTTGATAGTAGAGCGGGAGCGCAACATTCTCCACGGCATTTTTAAAGGAAATAAGGTTAAATGACTGAAAAATAAACCCGATGAGCTTATTTCTGTAAACGGCGGCCTTGGTTTCCGACAAATCCTTTATTAGTGTCCCATTGAGCGTATAGGATCCCGAATCATAATTGTCGAGAATACCCAGAATGTTCAGCAGGGTAGATTTACCCGACCCCGATGATCCCATAATGGATACCAGCTCGCCTTCTTTGATCTCCAGGTTGATTCCTTTTAATACATGCAGGGAGTTATGTCCAATCTGGTAAGATTTGTGAATGTCTTTGAGTATGAGCATGAGGAATAATGTCAGTCTGACTATGTGTATTTTACGGCAAGAAAGGGTTTAACGCCATGGAATTATCTGTCGTTTGCAGAGAATATATAGCAGTTCGTCGAAAAAACCGGTTATTTATTACCAAATCGCTTCAAAGTCCCTTCCTGAAATGTCCATTCAGGCGTATAAAGCTGTCCTTCTGTTACCGGATACCATGGGTTCAGCGATTTATCCGTAGGATTGCGGAGCACATGCATTTCCTGAGCAGGCATATAACTCTGCGCCAGCAGAAAGATCCGTTTTCCGGTTTCAATATTCTCGGCTACATCCACTACCATCACGGCATGCCCCGGAAATCCTCCCTGAATAAAAACATCACCAGGCTGGATCTGCGTTATATCTTCCACTACCAACAACTCTTTATCTAGCGAAAAGGTTCCGGCATAGGAGAAGACCAGGTCCATATATTTTCGAAAATTTTTATAACTGCCATCTGACGCAGCAGATTTACTCCAGTACACTTTATTACCGGTAAACTGCGGCCGATAGCCATCGCGGTACCGCATGTAATCGGCCCGGTCGCCGGAGGTGAAATTAAAATGAATCTGGCTATACTCGCCGCATGCAAAATGATATTCGGCTTTGAGCCGCATGACTGCATCGGCACATTGTTGAAGATCGCGGGTGCCCGGGTCTATATCGATCACCAGAAAGTGTGCATTCTGATTGTGTTTGGGTTCTCCATTATACAACATCACCTGAGGGCGGCCTGGTTTTAGGGGAAGTTGCCGGAGCCATTCACCAAAACTATGGGCCGGAACCGGCAGCCTTTGATAACCATCAGGGACAGGAATCCGAAAATCCAGGGCATTAGCTGAAAGACAGGAATCTTTCCAGCGATAATCATTTTGGGAAATTGCCTGAAAACCCAAGAAAGTCCACAACAGCAGCAGAGCAATCTTATACAGTTTATCCATATTGAGCACAATTTAAGTAAAAGTTATGTATAGAAAGGAATCAAACCACACGATTCCTCCGTATTTTAGACCATGCAATATATCAATCCGTTATCTATACTCAACCTTGAACCGGCGGCACTCAGCAATGGCCTGGATCAAACCATGTTGAAGCGGGAAAAAAAACGTTTACTTGCAGAGTTTGAACTGCATAATACCCCTACGATTGTGCTCCGGGGAAAGGAGATTTCCAAATCTGACGTACTCCGGGTTTTTGATATGCTTTCGACAGATACGGAGCGATCCCACCACCTGCGTATTTTCCAGAATCCGAAACTGCTTACCTTTCTGGAAGAGGCATCGCTGGAATATTTTTACTCAGGGGATATTGTTCTTCTGGCTTCGTTTCCTTCAGATTTCCTTGCATTTATTGCTCCATATTTTGCCGAACAGTACAATCGCAGGCTGTTTCATGCCTTCCGGCAAAGAGACTGGGAGGAGATTAATGTACTTTGTGCCCATCCGATTGCCATCCCGGTATCTTTCTTCGCACTGGCATACAAAGATACCTTCCGGCATATTCATACATTAGTTACAGATATAGAAACGCTGGCAAGCCAGATCTCTGCCGGAGAAGCACCCGATGGTAGAGTTCAGGAAATCTGTGATGAACTGCTCGTAACCTCGATCAACCATTTGCCCGATTACTTTACCGATGTCAGAGACAAATACGGCCAGGCACTGGAAATTCTCGCCCTATCTGTATTTAACACGCACCGAAGAGGTCAGCTGGGCATGTTTATTCTTCGTCAGGGGCTAAAACTAAACATTTCCACCGGGACACGAGACCGTTTGCAGTATGTGTTGGATCAATTGCTGAAGCTCGCACCAGCCGAGTCCCTGTTTGAGTCATTGACAGGAAGCGGTCAAAAGGATGACGACAATTCCGGCTTTTGGTGGATTGCACTGGGAGTCGGCGCCGTAGCTGCCTGGGCGATAAGCAAGCTGATACGGGACTAAATGCGAAAAAATACCGAAAAAGGGAGGGTTTTTCTTTCGAAAGTTTTACCCATTCGAAACTTATCATTAAATTAGGGCCATCCCCTGGTTTATCTATATTTGTTTTTGGTATATGTTTAAAAGCTACCATACACATCTGGCCGTTTTAAAGTGGCTGATCTTATGCTCAATCCTGATCATGACCGCACAATTGTTGATGGATGGTAACCTCCCCCCTTTAAAACAGGCGCAAAAGAAAACTTTTGTTCAGATACGGGAAGCACTCAATGCGGTCAGCCAGCCATCCTCCGGCCCATCAAGCAGTACCTATTCCTACACAGGCGATCATATCCGGTTTTCCCGACCTGATCTGTGTACCGAAAATCTGAAAATTGAAGTGGTGAGATTTGGGGGAGAAAAAGAGTTTAGCAAAAATTTTACCGCTGAAGCACTTACCCCTGAGATCGATTTTCAGGTAGATTTTCTTACCAGTGGCATATATTTTCTGAAAGTCCGCTGCGAAAATTTTGAAATGACCCGGCTGTTTATTCGCTGAAGCGCTTCGGATTTTTTCAATCCTATCTCCTATTTCGGTTATTATTCATTCTGTGCACAGAAGATGGTTTGATTTTCAGCGCCATTTGCCGTGTAGGTTTTTTTCCCTTTTGGTCAAAAAAAATGAAAACCTGATCCTCTCATCAGGTTCTTCCCAAACCGCTATTTCCACCAGTCAGCATCCCATAATTGCCATTCAAACAACATCCCATCAATGAATTTGGTTCAAAATAATAAATTGAACTGTTATTTAATTTAAACAGGCTGCCTAAAAAAATATAAATTTTCCCGATAGAATTTCAACTGGCAGCATGTAAGATTCAGGCGTTTTGGAGCAGTTTTTGTATAAGTCATTATTATCTAGCATCAATCGAAAAAAATGGAACAGGCGAATACCCCCTCAAACCAGTTCGAAGAATATTTGGGCAAAATTGAAGCGCGTGAGAAGGTCAGGCGCAGAAAAACCAAACTTAAATGGTTTTTGTTGTTGGCTTTTATGGGATCCGGTTTTGTATTATATCAGCAGTCGGGTTCATTAGAAAAAAAAGAATCTCTGAGAAGATTTTCGGTCACTGACCTGGATCCTGATCTGGTCAATGGGATTTTTGCGCAAAACGAAGAACCAATCATTGTCTATCACCCAGAAATTGGCAACGACACCGTTGCATCGGTAAATGAGTACTATCAGATATTAAATCTGATTGACCTGATTGAAATGGGACGGAAGGCATATACAGATATGGAAAAAAGATCCTCTGACAGCAGTCAGACTGCACCGCTGCAAACTTTCGTGGTAGATGTTGCCGGGGAGCGTCAGATCAAAAGAAAACTGACCTTTACGGTTGAAGACTATAATCCGGAGTTTGAATATGAACTTGACTTTGGAAATGGCGTCGTCAAGCCGATTAAGGATCGCACGGTATATGCTTACCCCCTGCCGGGTCATTTTGACCTTACCCTCAAGGCCACAAGCAAAGACGGGCGAAGCAGCACCTATGTTAAAAAGTATGAAATCATTTCGGGAGATGGCTCGGTCAATCTTGCCAACAACAATTAATCCGACATCTACTTCTGTGTTCTGAATATACGCCAGCCTTCGGGCTGGCATTTTTTTTATTACGTACCTATCTGCTACCTTCGTATCTTAGTGGGCGATCTACGAATTTTGACCAAGTCATGAAAAAAGCACATATTTTCACTGAGCAGGAACTCAGCCAGATTGAAGCATCTGTAAAAGAATCGGAAAGCAAAACTTCTGGTGAAATTGTTCCGGTATTTGTCAATCAATGCGCATCCTACCCTATCGCAATATATAAAGGAGGCACGGCTCTCGCATTCTTTGCTTTTGTGGTACTCATTCTGCTTGATCGCTTTGCCCACGGGTTCATATTTTATGATCCTTTTTGGTATTTGCTGGTGGTATGTGGTGCAGGCGTTTCCGGTGGACTCGCTGTGCGTTATATCCCCGCACTACAACGATGGCTTGCCGGGAGCGAACATCTGCGGGAAATGGCATATTTTAAGGCCAACCAGTTTTTTCTTCGGGAAGAAGTATTTCAGACTGTTGACCGAACCGGGATCATGATTTTTGTGGCTTGGTTTGAGCATCAGGTTATTGTCATGGCTGACAAAGGGATCAGTAAAGTAGTAGAGCAGGCAGCATGGGACCAGATCGTAGCGGAAATGATCATCGCCATCAAAAATGGCAATGTTACAGAAGGCATCATATCTGCGGTGAATGCATGCGCAAAAATCCTTGTGGATAAGGGCGTTGAAATTCAGCCTGATGATACAGACGAACTATCCAATCAGCTACGAACAGAGTAATGTCTCTCCGTTATCTTCTATTTAGCATTTTTTCCCTGATAACGTTTCAGGGTTTTTCGCTCGACGTACCCTACCTCACCGGGAACGTCAACGACTATGCAGGCATTCTCACCAGGCCAGGCTTTAACACAATAAGCCAGACCCTGATAGCACACGAAAAAAATACAACCAACCAGATTGTTGTACTCACTATACCTTCTTTAAATGGAGAAGATATTGAAACCTATGCCAATCGTGTCTTTAACACATGGCAGTTGGGGCAAAAGGACAAAAACAATGGGGTCCTGGTTGTGATTGCCAAACAGGAAAAAAAGTTAAGAATCGAAGTAGGCTACGGACTGGAGCCAATACTTACCGACTACACCTGCGACCAGATTATCCGTAGCAGAATGGCGCCCTTTTTTAGAAAAGACGATTTCACGACAGGCATTTCCGAAGGAACCAACGCGATCATCAGAGTGCTTACCGGAGATCAAAACATCAGGCAGGAATTGGCGACTGAAAATTATCCATTATGGGCCAAAATCATTATGGGTACTTTTTTTTCAGCGATAATACTATTTATCCTGTATTCCATTATCGGACAGGGGGGATTTTACAGCTGGTTTCTCGGAATCTTTATCATGCTGCTTATCTGGTTTATGACCCCCGGTTTATTTGGCGAAAAAGCAAGCCGGATTATATTCTGGACATACATCGGCATTTTTATTGGAGATAAATTATATATCGGGATCCAAAGGCTGCGTGGAAAGTGGCGGGGAAGGTCTGGCGGTGGTTCCGGAAATGGTGGTGGCGGAGTCAGCTGGGGCAGCGGATATTCAGGAGGGGGGGGATATTCCGGCGGCGGCGGATTTTCTGGCGGCGGCGGCAGCAGCGGTTCGTGGTAAGAAAAAAAACGTACTTCGTAATGTTATATTCCCAAATCCGAATATTGAGTATTCCGATTAGTTTTCATTTGACCCAAATGATTTAACCAATCAATATCTCTTATTTGCCATTCATACGAAAGGCAAAATAGTAATGAGAATCTATGCTTAGATTGACTCAAGAAATCGACCCATTCCTCCCGAAATCTAACACTTGTAATCTTCGTTTTTCGCCCTTTTAAGATTTTTCACTGCTGAAACTTGTGAGAGAGATGTTTCCATGGCCCGTTTTTTGGCTGGTCACAGGAAGCGCGTTTCCCTCCACCTAACATCGAGAAGATATGCAAAACGCAAACAAGACAACGACTGTTCACAAAATTGATGACTACCTCCTTCGGATTGAAGCCCATGAAAAAGCCGAAAGAAGAAGAAAAGGCCTCTATGCTCTAGTACTATTTGCTGTTGTGGGAATAGGCTTCACGGTCTATAAAACCATTAGTTTCCAGAAAAACCTCCGAACTTTCAGCGTGGCTGACCTTTCGTATGAGAAGGTACAGACATTGTTTACCGAAGACGAGGCTCCAATTATCGTTAGTCATCCGGATATTGGCCGTGATACAGTAAAATCTGTAGAGGACTATATCACAGTGTTGAATCTTCTGGACCTGATTGAACAAAATCGCAACCTGGCCATCAGCGTTGTTGATACCCTTTCGGGCGAAGAGACCGCAGAAGAAACCGCACAAAATAGCCTTTCTCCTTACATGGTAGATATTGACGGAGAGCGCAAACAGGGCCGCACACTCAACTTTAGTATCGAGAATTATGATCCCGAAGTAACCTATATGCTGGACTTTGGAAATGGTTCCAGACGCAGAGTCGGCAAATCGTTTACTTATACTTACGAACAGCCCGGAAACTACCGTATCCAACTATACTCAACCAAAAACGCGGTTTCCAATACGTACACAAAACGGGTGCAAATCAGTCAGGATGAAAGAATGGCCACGCAGATCGCAAGTGCGGCGAAACCACTCAACGAACCCGAATCTGTTGTAGACCTGAATGCCACAAAAAGCGAAAGTGAAAGTGAATTAAAAACCGGTGCGAATCTGCCAGAAGAACCGCGCGAAGAAGAACCAGCCAACAATACAGTAGCGTCATCAGAAACGGTTTCAGAAAATAAAGAAACTGATTCACCGATTACAGAAAATACAGAGGTCTTCCGTACCGAAAATACACGTGATCTGCCGACGCGTCCGGCTCCGCAACCAGTTTCCGAGGTGGTCAAAGCATCCAATGCTTCTGTCAACAAACCGCTGGTCGCTGCTCAGCTTATGCCCGAATTTCCGGGAGGAACCAAAGCCCTGGCAAGGTTTTTCAACAAATACTACCGCTACCCGTTGGAAGCTAAAAACAATAACATCGAAGGCGTTGTATATGTACGGTTTATTGTAAATCCCGACGGCAGCCTGAGCAATGCGAAAGTAGTAAAAGGCGTGGGACATGGCTGTGATGAGGAAGCCATCCGCCTGATTTCACTTATGCCCAAATGGATTCCAGGTGAGCAGGACGGAACAAAAGTAGCCGTTTACAAGACGATCCCCATTACCTTCCGGCTTCTCAACTAAGAAAAATTTTT
Proteins encoded in this region:
- a CDS encoding ABC transporter permease yields the protein MFDIDKWQEIFSTIGKNKLRTFLTAFSVAWGIFMLVILLGAGNGLQNGVANMFKDDAINSIWISSGTTSLAYKGLQPGRRVQFTNEDYDAVRTQVEGLDHISARFNIQSAVTVNYKDEFGAFSVRCVHPDFQYLEKTLVVEGRYINEKDIAEHRKVTAIGVRVRDALFLHETAIGKYINLNGIAFKVVGIFEDEGNEGETETMYIPITTAQRTFNGANHINQMMVTVGDASLEESQMIADQIKTKLSKRNNFDPEDPKAAYVRNSIEQYQNIMGVLGGIQAFIWVIGIGTILAGVVGVGNIMMIVVKERTKEIGIRKAIGATPWSILSLIIQESIFITSMAGYLGLILGVGLLALVASFVPADTPMFSNPEINLGVALQATILLVFAGTMAGLVPAIKAARIRPIEALRDE
- a CDS encoding ABC transporter ATP-binding protein, producing the protein MLILKDIHKSYQIGHNSLHVLKGINLEIKEGELVSIMGSSGSGKSTLLNILGILDNYDSGSYTLNGTLIKDLSETKAAVYRNKLIGFIFQSFNLISFKNAVENVALPLYYQNVGRIKRNKLALEYLDKVGLAAWADHQPNELSGGQKQRVAIARALISQPKLILADEPTGALDSQTSLEVMEVLKEINRSGITVVIVTHEHDIAAMTNRIIRLRDGQIEANEIVSR
- a CDS encoding DUF4846 domain-containing protein — translated: MDKLYKIALLLLWTFLGFQAISQNDYRWKDSCLSANALDFRIPVPDGYQRLPVPAHSFGEWLRQLPLKPGRPQVMLYNGEPKHNQNAHFLVIDIDPGTRDLQQCADAVMRLKAEYHFACGEYSQIHFNFTSGDRADYMRYRDGYRPQFTGNKVYWSKSAASDGSYKNFRKYMDLVFSYAGTFSLDKELLVVEDITQIQPGDVFIQGGFPGHAVMVVDVAENIETGKRIFLLAQSYMPAQEMHVLRNPTDKSLNPWYPVTEGQLYTPEWTFQEGTLKRFGNK
- a CDS encoding PKD domain-containing protein, with the translated sequence MEQANTPSNQFEEYLGKIEAREKVRRRKTKLKWFLLLAFMGSGFVLYQQSGSLEKKESLRRFSVTDLDPDLVNGIFAQNEEPIIVYHPEIGNDTVASVNEYYQILNLIDLIEMGRKAYTDMEKRSSDSSQTAPLQTFVVDVAGERQIKRKLTFTVEDYNPEFEYELDFGNGVVKPIKDRTVYAYPLPGHFDLTLKATSKDGRSSTYVKKYEIISGDGSVNLANNN
- a CDS encoding TPM domain-containing protein — translated: MKKAHIFTEQELSQIEASVKESESKTSGEIVPVFVNQCASYPIAIYKGGTALAFFAFVVLILLDRFAHGFIFYDPFWYLLVVCGAGVSGGLAVRYIPALQRWLAGSEHLREMAYFKANQFFLREEVFQTVDRTGIMIFVAWFEHQVIVMADKGISKVVEQAAWDQIVAEMIIAIKNGNVTEGIISAVNACAKILVDKGVEIQPDDTDELSNQLRTE
- a CDS encoding TPM domain-containing protein produces the protein MSLRYLLFSIFSLITFQGFSLDVPYLTGNVNDYAGILTRPGFNTISQTLIAHEKNTTNQIVVLTIPSLNGEDIETYANRVFNTWQLGQKDKNNGVLVVIAKQEKKLRIEVGYGLEPILTDYTCDQIIRSRMAPFFRKDDFTTGISEGTNAIIRVLTGDQNIRQELATENYPLWAKIIMGTFFSAIILFILYSIIGQGGFYSWFLGIFIMLLIWFMTPGLFGEKASRIIFWTYIGIFIGDKLYIGIQRLRGKWRGRSGGGSGNGGGGVSWGSGYSGGGGYSGGGGFSGGGGSSGSW
- a CDS encoding TonB family protein — protein: MQNANKTTTVHKIDDYLLRIEAHEKAERRRKGLYALVLFAVVGIGFTVYKTISFQKNLRTFSVADLSYEKVQTLFTEDEAPIIVSHPDIGRDTVKSVEDYITVLNLLDLIEQNRNLAISVVDTLSGEETAEETAQNSLSPYMVDIDGERKQGRTLNFSIENYDPEVTYMLDFGNGSRRRVGKSFTYTYEQPGNYRIQLYSTKNAVSNTYTKRVQISQDERMATQIASAAKPLNEPESVVDLNATKSESESELKTGANLPEEPREEEPANNTVASSETVSENKETDSPITENTEVFRTENTRDLPTRPAPQPVSEVVKASNASVNKPLVAAQLMPEFPGGTKALARFFNKYYRYPLEAKNNNIEGVVYVRFIVNPDGSLSNAKVVKGVGHGCDEEAIRLISLMPKWIPGEQDGTKVAVYKTIPITFRLLN